One genomic window of Halobellus limi includes the following:
- a CDS encoding deoxyribonuclease IV: MRVGAHESIAGGVANAVDRQLEDGGNCGQIFTHSPQVWQNPDIDEDDAAAFRERSREHDVGPWVIHSSYLVNLCTPKDGLREKSIDSMQREVDAAALLDIPYVNVHLGAHTGAGESQGLENAVSALDELDVPDDVTVLVESDAGSGTKMGDDFDHLGYVLDESEQDLEVCLDTAHAFAAGYDLSGSEGVEETIEELDAAVGLDNLACVHLNDSKHECGTNKDEHAHIGEGQIGEAGMRAFVNHPDLLEVPLVLETPNEDGKGFAWNIERVRELREE; this comes from the coding sequence ATGCGCGTAGGAGCACACGAGTCGATCGCCGGCGGCGTCGCGAACGCCGTCGATCGGCAGCTGGAGGACGGCGGCAACTGCGGACAGATCTTCACCCACTCCCCGCAGGTGTGGCAGAACCCCGACATCGACGAGGACGACGCCGCGGCGTTCCGCGAGCGATCGCGCGAACACGACGTCGGTCCGTGGGTGATTCACTCGTCGTACCTCGTGAACCTCTGCACGCCGAAGGATGGTCTCCGCGAGAAGTCGATCGACTCGATGCAGCGCGAGGTCGACGCCGCGGCCCTGCTCGACATCCCCTACGTGAACGTCCACCTGGGCGCACACACCGGTGCGGGCGAGTCCCAGGGGCTCGAAAACGCCGTGTCGGCGCTCGACGAACTCGACGTCCCCGACGACGTCACCGTCCTCGTCGAGTCCGACGCCGGATCCGGCACGAAGATGGGCGACGACTTCGACCACCTGGGGTACGTCCTCGACGAGAGCGAACAGGACCTCGAGGTCTGTCTCGACACGGCCCACGCCTTCGCGGCGGGCTACGATCTCTCCGGGTCGGAAGGCGTCGAGGAGACGATTGAGGAACTGGACGCGGCGGTCGGCCTCGACAACCTGGCGTGCGTCCACCTGAACGACTCGAAGCACGAGTGCGGCACCAACAAGGACGAGCACGCCCACATCGGCGAGGGCCAGATCGGCGAGGCGGGAATGCGCGCGTTCGTCAACCACCCGGACCTCCTCGAGGTGCCGCTCGTGCTGGAGACGCCGAACGAGGACGGGAAGGGGTTCGCCTGGAACATCGAGCGCGTCCGCGAACTCCGCGAGGAGTGA
- a CDS encoding serine/threonine-protein kinase RIO2 yields MVRNVAGVMAELEPEDFYLLSGVEQGMRFSEWVNRGKLPELSNLSPEEVDYRLDRCATRELIERKTIQYEGYTLTAEGYDALALRTFSERDTIEGVGAPLGVGKESDVLEVQSYRPLALKFHREGYTNFREVMRERDYTSDNQHVSWLYTARKAAEREYDALESLYPDVSVPRPIDHNRHAIVMAKLDGVELHRAKLPEDQVVGVLDLILREITAAYDAGYVHADMSEYNVAISESGVTVFDWPQAVPTDHENARELVDRDVANLLSYFERKYPGAVPDLDADSIGDSIAANDFETVRAHLA; encoded by the coding sequence ATGGTGCGGAACGTCGCCGGCGTGATGGCCGAACTCGAACCCGAGGACTTCTATCTCCTCTCCGGCGTCGAGCAGGGAATGCGCTTCTCGGAGTGGGTCAACCGCGGCAAACTTCCGGAACTGTCGAACCTCTCGCCCGAGGAGGTCGACTACCGACTTGACCGCTGTGCGACCCGGGAGCTGATCGAGCGGAAGACGATCCAGTACGAGGGCTACACGCTCACCGCCGAGGGGTACGACGCGCTCGCCCTCCGAACGTTCTCCGAACGCGACACCATCGAGGGTGTCGGCGCGCCGCTCGGCGTCGGGAAGGAGAGCGACGTCCTCGAAGTCCAGTCCTACCGACCGCTCGCGCTGAAGTTCCACCGCGAGGGATACACGAACTTCCGGGAGGTGATGCGCGAGCGCGATTACACGTCGGACAACCAGCACGTCTCCTGGCTCTACACGGCGCGAAAGGCGGCCGAACGCGAGTACGACGCCCTGGAATCGCTGTACCCCGACGTCTCGGTCCCCCGACCGATCGATCACAACCGCCACGCGATCGTGATGGCGAAACTCGACGGGGTGGAACTCCACCGGGCGAAACTCCCCGAGGACCAGGTCGTCGGCGTCCTCGATCTGATCCTCCGGGAGATCACCGCCGCCTACGACGCCGGATACGTCCACGCGGACATGAGCGAGTACAACGTCGCGATCAGCGAGTCCGGGGTGACGGTCTTCGATTGGCCACAGGCCGTCCCGACGGATCACGAGAACGCCCGGGAGCTCGTCGATCGCGACGTCGCGAACCTCCTCTCGTACTTCGAGCGGAAGTACCCCGGTGCGGTCCCGGACCTCGACGCCGATTCGATCGGCGACAGCATCGCGGCGAACGACTTCGAGACGGTCCGAGCGCACCTCGCGTAG
- a CDS encoding class I SAM-dependent methyltransferase: MRKFSPEYLRRTREGMWEESREALDPLSLSDRSRILDAGAGTGELARVLDEESPGDVVCLDADADLPAVARGETGLDAVVGDATRPPFADDSFDLVVCQALLVNLPDPGAALRAFGRLSTELVAAIEPDNADVGVDSTVEREVELERRVRAAYIEGVETDVAMGDRLVSLFRESGFESVRTRRYYHRKVTEPPYGEEALSAAARKASGGALAEHEAELRRTLSAEEYDALRGAWREMGRDVIDAMREETYRRAEVVPFDVVVGRVGGDGG, from the coding sequence GTGCGGAAGTTTTCGCCGGAGTACCTGCGTCGAACCCGAGAGGGGATGTGGGAAGAGTCCAGAGAGGCGCTCGACCCGCTCTCGCTGTCGGACCGATCGCGGATCCTCGACGCCGGCGCGGGCACGGGCGAACTCGCCCGCGTCCTCGACGAGGAGTCGCCGGGGGACGTCGTCTGCCTCGACGCCGACGCGGATCTCCCCGCAGTCGCCCGCGGAGAGACCGGACTCGACGCGGTCGTCGGCGACGCGACCCGGCCGCCGTTCGCGGACGACTCGTTCGACCTGGTGGTCTGTCAGGCGCTGCTCGTCAACCTTCCCGATCCCGGGGCCGCCCTCCGCGCGTTCGGCCGTCTCTCGACGGAGTTGGTCGCCGCGATCGAACCCGACAACGCCGACGTCGGCGTCGACTCGACCGTGGAGCGGGAGGTCGAACTGGAGCGTCGCGTCCGCGCGGCGTACATCGAGGGCGTCGAGACGGACGTCGCGATGGGCGATCGACTGGTGTCGCTGTTCCGCGAGTCGGGGTTCGAGAGCGTTCGGACGAGGCGGTATTACCACCGGAAGGTGACCGAACCGCCGTACGGCGAAGAGGCGCTCTCGGCCGCGGCGCGGAAGGCCAGCGGGGGAGCCCTCGCGGAGCACGAGGCGGAACTGCGCCGGACGCTCTCCGCGGAGGAGTACGACGCGCTGCGGGGGGCGTGGCGCGAGATGGGAAGAGACGTGATCGACGCGATGCGCGAGGAGACGTACCGGCGGGCCGAGGTCGTCCCGTTCGACGTCGTCGTCGGTCGGGTCGGCGGCGACGGTGGGTGA
- a CDS encoding CobD/CbiB family cobalamin biosynthesis protein translates to MPVTATAAVVLAAGLDALAGEPPARVHPVALLGRLVAWIDRRGRGAPGSRDPDGRWSHPRLVGVLTALFVPLGFAAVAAGVVAAGSTVAVESAVSIGPVTASWFGAALAATVLVSTTSLRLLLDSARTVVAESDADLDAARTDLRALAGRDPDSLDAAHVRSAAVESLAENLADGLVAPLLAFAVAVAVTGAFVPAATSPALVPAATSPARPSVSLPLAAGAGAAAWVKAVNTLDSMLGYRSNPIGWASARLDDAVMWLPARLSALLLAVAAGSPAVPLRRSVRALARRPSSPNSGWPMATMAALLPARLHKPGVYDLDPTDAGRSSATPTAPASDAPTRSRGSSPKATTLPDVATATRAVRITRRAGALAFVAAGVIAWF, encoded by the coding sequence GTGCCGGTGACCGCGACCGCCGCTGTCGTCCTCGCGGCGGGGCTGGACGCCCTCGCCGGTGAGCCCCCGGCGCGCGTGCACCCGGTCGCGCTGCTCGGTCGCCTCGTGGCGTGGATCGATCGGCGCGGTCGGGGCGCTCCGGGCTCCCGCGACCCCGACGGCCGGTGGTCGCACCCGCGGCTCGTCGGCGTCCTCACGGCGCTGTTCGTGCCGCTCGGATTCGCCGCCGTCGCCGCGGGGGTCGTCGCCGCCGGATCGACCGTGGCCGTCGAGTCGGCGGTCTCAATCGGACCCGTCACCGCTTCCTGGTTCGGGGCGGCGCTGGCCGCCACCGTCCTCGTTTCGACGACGAGCCTGCGTCTGCTGCTCGACAGCGCCCGGACGGTCGTCGCCGAGAGCGACGCCGACCTCGACGCCGCGCGTACCGACCTCCGGGCGCTGGCCGGACGCGATCCCGACTCGCTGGACGCGGCCCACGTCCGCTCGGCGGCCGTCGAGAGCCTCGCGGAGAACCTCGCGGACGGCCTCGTCGCACCGCTCCTCGCGTTCGCGGTCGCCGTCGCGGTGACCGGCGCGTTCGTTCCGGCGGCGACGTCGCCCGCACTCGTCCCGGCGGCGACGTCCCCCGCGCGGCCGTCCGTCTCGCTCCCGCTCGCCGCGGGCGCGGGGGCGGCCGCCTGGGTGAAGGCGGTCAACACGCTCGACTCGATGCTGGGCTACCGATCGAACCCGATCGGCTGGGCCTCCGCCCGCCTCGACGACGCCGTGATGTGGCTCCCGGCGCGGCTCTCGGCGCTACTTCTCGCCGTCGCCGCGGGGTCGCCCGCGGTTCCGCTCCGGCGGTCCGTCCGGGCGCTCGCCCGCCGACCGTCCTCGCCGAACTCGGGGTGGCCGATGGCGACGATGGCCGCGCTGTTGCCCGCGCGGTTGCACAAGCCGGGCGTCTACGACCTCGATCCGACCGATGCGGGGCGGTCGAGTGCCACGCCGACGGCGCCGGCATCAGACGCGCCCACCCGGTCCCGGGGTTCGAGCCCGAAGGCGACGACGCTTCCGGACGTCGCGACCGCGACGCGCGCGGTCCGGATCACTCGGCGCGCCGGCGCGCTCGCGTTCGTCGCCGCGGGGGTGATCGCGTGGTTCTGA
- a CDS encoding DUF5793 family protein — protein MRRDYFELDVKNVAWVDEGDDPRKPQVRIDFHGPKEVLEHRLSDPTGGYLDAGETDVAFRLQDSLDEPDAAGVVSVTNRITGDFVLELNESADDVLAFIRAAREYGRNAPDSDDGRYRVEVSIDGEDLVTYEKQTFLVYDADGNLLRSHSLIPSGVEL, from the coding sequence ATGAGGCGGGATTACTTCGAGTTGGACGTCAAGAACGTCGCCTGGGTCGACGAGGGCGACGACCCCAGAAAGCCACAGGTGCGGATCGATTTCCACGGTCCCAAAGAGGTGCTGGAGCATCGCCTCTCCGATCCGACAGGCGGCTATCTGGACGCCGGTGAGACAGACGTGGCGTTCCGACTGCAGGACTCCCTCGACGAACCGGACGCCGCGGGCGTCGTGAGCGTGACGAACCGAATCACCGGCGACTTCGTCCTCGAACTCAACGAGTCCGCGGACGACGTCCTCGCGTTCATCCGCGCCGCGCGCGAGTACGGTCGCAACGCGCCGGACTCCGACGACGGCCGCTACCGCGTCGAGGTGAGCATCGACGGCGAAGACCTCGTCACCTACGAGAAGCAGACGTTCCTCGTGTACGACGCCGACGGCAACCTCCTCCGATCGCACAGTCTGATCCCCTCGGGCGTCGAACTCTGA
- the ncsA gene encoding tRNA 2-thiolation protein NcsA encodes MECDKCGSDAVMHAGYSGAHLCEEHFLASVEKRVRRRIRRDSLVPRDASPDDPERWVLGLSGGKDSVVLAQILDETFGRDPRIEILALTIHEGIEGYRDESVEACVELSEDLDLRHELVSYEEEFGVRMDDVVEDDPEGMAPCAYCGVFRRDLLETYAEEFDADILLTGHNLDDEAQTALMNVFEGDVEQMAKHFDASLGPFDERTESPHFVPRAKPLRDIPEKEVALYAHLRDLPAHITECPHASEAFRGEIQELLLKLEEDHPGTRHSILSGYEEMASMAADRYRGESTAEMRECERCGSKTTREVCRKCRLLESLEAV; translated from the coding sequence ATGGAGTGCGACAAGTGCGGCAGCGACGCCGTGATGCACGCCGGCTACTCCGGCGCCCACCTGTGCGAGGAGCACTTCCTCGCCTCGGTCGAGAAGCGGGTCCGGCGGCGGATCCGCCGCGACAGCCTCGTCCCGCGGGACGCCTCGCCCGACGACCCCGAGCGGTGGGTACTCGGCCTCTCCGGCGGGAAGGACAGCGTCGTGCTCGCGCAGATCCTCGACGAGACGTTCGGCCGGGACCCGCGGATCGAGATCCTCGCGCTGACGATCCACGAGGGCATCGAGGGCTACCGCGACGAGAGCGTCGAGGCCTGCGTCGAACTGTCCGAGGACCTCGACCTCCGCCACGAACTCGTCTCCTACGAGGAGGAGTTCGGCGTCCGGATGGACGACGTCGTCGAGGACGATCCCGAGGGGATGGCCCCCTGCGCGTACTGCGGCGTCTTCCGCCGCGACTTACTGGAGACCTACGCCGAGGAGTTCGATGCCGACATCCTCCTGACGGGCCACAACCTCGACGACGAGGCCCAGACCGCCCTGATGAACGTCTTCGAGGGCGACGTCGAGCAGATGGCCAAGCACTTCGACGCGAGCCTCGGGCCGTTCGACGAGCGCACCGAATCGCCGCACTTCGTCCCGCGGGCGAAGCCGCTCCGCGACATTCCGGAGAAGGAGGTGGCGCTGTACGCGCACCTGCGGGACCTCCCGGCGCACATCACCGAGTGTCCACACGCCTCGGAGGCCTTCCGCGGGGAGATCCAGGAGTTGCTGTTGAAGTTAGAGGAGGACCATCCGGGGACCCGCCACTCGATCCTCTCGGGCTACGAGGAGATGGCGTCGATGGCGGCCGACCGCTACCGCGGTGAGTCGACCGCGGAGATGCGCGAGTGCGAGCGCTGCGGCTCGAAGACGACGCGTGAGGTCTGCCGGAAGTGTCGGCTGTTGGAGTCGCTAGAGGCGGTCTGA
- a CDS encoding uracil-DNA glycosylase family protein, translating into MENVTDRIRNPFDMRPPCERFVPGYGDANADFHVVGDHPGVHGGLDTGVPFTNDAGRRLQAALAGAGLLRTTGDSPEPDGTFLSYLHLCAPDGDDPPQSSYDDLERFFDAELRAIAAHVLLPVGAKATAHVLETYTAQAWKTEIDMEALHAKELRGSGFLVVPIREPAEWGETHHDRLVEGIETLRSTDYRREADLGRFGAGNDPYMVR; encoded by the coding sequence GTGGAGAACGTCACAGACCGGATTCGGAACCCGTTCGATATGCGCCCCCCGTGTGAGCGCTTCGTCCCGGGATACGGCGACGCCAACGCCGACTTCCACGTCGTCGGCGACCACCCCGGCGTCCACGGCGGTCTGGACACCGGCGTTCCGTTCACCAACGACGCGGGCCGTCGCCTGCAGGCGGCGCTGGCGGGCGCCGGGCTGTTGCGGACGACCGGTGACAGCCCCGAACCCGACGGGACGTTTCTCTCGTACCTGCACCTGTGTGCGCCCGACGGCGACGACCCCCCGCAGTCGTCGTACGACGACCTCGAGCGGTTCTTCGACGCCGAACTGCGGGCGATCGCCGCTCACGTCCTCCTTCCGGTGGGCGCGAAAGCGACGGCACACGTGCTGGAAACGTACACCGCCCAGGCGTGGAAGACCGAGATCGATATGGAGGCGTTACACGCGAAGGAATTGCGGGGCAGCGGCTTCCTCGTCGTCCCGATCCGAGAGCCCGCCGAGTGGGGGGAGACACACCACGACCGCCTCGTCGAGGGGATCGAGACGCTCCGTTCGACGGACTACCGGCGCGAGGCCGACCTCGGCCGGTTCGGCGCCGGAAACGACCCGTACATGGTCCGCTGA
- a CDS encoding double zinc ribbon domain-containing protein: MSKITFRADDDLVERLEALDTSKSEAMREALRTYLDGADRDDTLSDTSDAEPMIDLDAESSSEARSTDSIDEAIRERVDELVADRLDERLGRTAPAGRTQDLNVNISLDGVNAEKTSATDEPTPSTSSESERKTKGGTVDEHAGAKTCDKCGERVEGDHVYCPNCGEKASHRVFCECGDELRSDWAFCPSCGRRTSAADVLERT; this comes from the coding sequence ATGAGCAAGATCACGTTCCGCGCCGACGACGACCTCGTCGAGCGGTTGGAGGCGCTCGACACCTCCAAGTCGGAGGCGATGCGCGAAGCGTTGCGCACGTACCTCGACGGCGCGGACCGTGACGACACCCTGTCCGACACGAGCGACGCGGAACCGATGATCGACCTCGACGCGGAGTCGTCGTCGGAGGCGCGATCCACCGATTCCATCGACGAGGCCATCAGAGAGCGCGTCGACGAACTCGTCGCCGATCGCCTCGACGAGCGGCTCGGACGGACCGCGCCCGCCGGTCGCACACAGGACCTCAACGTCAACATCTCGCTCGACGGCGTCAACGCGGAGAAGACGTCCGCTACCGACGAACCTACGCCGTCGACATCGTCCGAGTCTGAACGTAAGACAAAGGGGGGAACCGTCGACGAACACGCCGGCGCAAAGACGTGTGACAAGTGCGGCGAACGTGTCGAGGGCGATCACGTGTACTGCCCGAACTGCGGCGAGAAGGCCTCCCATCGGGTATTCTGCGAGTGCGGCGACGAACTCCGATCCGACTGGGCGTTCTGTCCGAGCTGCGGCCGTCGGACGTCGGCTGCTGACGTCCTCGAACGGACGTAA
- a CDS encoding lipoate--protein ligase family protein, with amino-acid sequence MTGDSAGPLADREWRIIREEARDGPMQMALDEIAAETAAAGGPRTVRVYRWEPSTLSLGYGQDPETVDWDHCAREGVSVTRRQTGGGGIYHDVDGDVSYSIVAPKSELPGDLMDAYHLLCEPILDAFDRLGVDADYVSEPVPEIWKPACYLRELHPAHDVVAAGRKISGNAQYRRRESVVQHGSLTYAVRAAEHLDVFAGHDVDPERFRERVVGVEELADVSRAEMVSTVEEALGAWADADEGGWTDDELERARERAAEKYADDEWVRRRPDDRS; translated from the coding sequence ATGACAGGCGACTCCGCGGGGCCGCTCGCCGATCGGGAGTGGCGGATCATCCGCGAGGAGGCCCGCGACGGGCCGATGCAGATGGCGCTCGACGAGATCGCAGCGGAGACGGCCGCGGCAGGTGGGCCGCGAACGGTTCGCGTCTACCGCTGGGAGCCGAGCACGCTCTCGCTCGGCTACGGACAGGACCCCGAGACCGTCGATTGGGACCACTGCGCCAGGGAGGGGGTCTCCGTGACCCGTCGGCAGACCGGCGGCGGCGGCATCTACCACGACGTCGACGGCGACGTCTCCTACTCGATCGTGGCCCCGAAGTCGGAACTGCCGGGCGACCTGATGGACGCCTACCACCTCCTGTGTGAACCGATCCTCGACGCGTTCGACCGCCTGGGTGTCGACGCCGACTACGTTTCGGAACCCGTTCCGGAGATCTGGAAGCCGGCGTGCTACCTCCGGGAGTTGCATCCGGCACACGACGTCGTCGCGGCGGGGCGAAAGATCAGCGGCAACGCCCAGTACCGCCGCCGCGAGTCCGTCGTCCAGCACGGCTCTCTCACCTACGCCGTGCGCGCCGCCGAACACCTCGACGTCTTCGCCGGCCACGACGTCGACCCGGAGCGGTTCCGAGAGCGCGTCGTCGGCGTCGAGGAACTCGCCGACGTGTCGCGAGCGGAGATGGTCTCGACCGTCGAGGAGGCCCTGGGCGCGTGGGCCGATGCCGACGAGGGGGGCTGGACCGACGACGAACTCGAACGGGCGCGCGAACGCGCCGCGGAGAAGTACGCGGACGACGAGTGGGTTCGGCGCCGGCCCGACGACCGCTCCTGA
- the ftsZ gene encoding cell division protein FtsZ, whose protein sequence is MQDIVREAMQRDEEERDANTEAPEGDEFGSPRIVIVGCGGAGNNTVNRLYNIGVDGADTVAINTDKQHLKMIEADTKILVGKSLTQGLGAGGDPSMGERATEMAQGTIKEVLGEADLVFVTAGMGGGTGTGAAPVVSKIAKEQGAIVVGMVSTPFNVERARTVKAEEGLEKLRNEADSIIVLDNNRLLDYVPNLPIGKAFSVMDQIIAETVKGISETITQPSLINLDYADMSTIMDQGGVAVMLVGQTQDKNKTQEVVNDAMNHPLLDVDYRGASGGLVHITGGPDLTLKEAEGIANNITERLEARANVIWGARIRDEYKGKVRVMAIMTGVQSAQVLGPSTQKQADRSRESIETTEFDASENAEFAQESTGSTATGGSWQSDGGREQREKQNGLDVIR, encoded by the coding sequence ATGCAAGACATAGTCAGAGAGGCGATGCAGCGCGACGAGGAGGAGCGAGACGCAAACACCGAGGCCCCGGAGGGCGACGAGTTCGGGAGTCCCCGAATCGTCATCGTCGGCTGCGGCGGTGCCGGCAACAACACGGTCAACCGACTCTACAACATCGGCGTCGACGGCGCCGACACGGTCGCGATCAACACCGACAAACAGCACCTCAAGATGATCGAGGCCGACACGAAGATCCTCGTCGGCAAGTCCCTGACGCAGGGACTCGGCGCCGGCGGCGACCCCTCGATGGGCGAGCGGGCGACGGAGATGGCCCAGGGGACGATCAAGGAGGTCCTCGGCGAGGCCGACCTCGTCTTCGTCACCGCCGGGATGGGCGGCGGCACCGGGACCGGAGCGGCCCCGGTCGTCTCGAAGATCGCCAAAGAGCAGGGCGCGATCGTCGTCGGGATGGTCTCGACCCCGTTCAACGTCGAGCGCGCCCGGACCGTGAAGGCCGAGGAGGGGCTCGAAAAGCTCCGCAACGAGGCCGACTCGATCATCGTCCTCGACAACAACCGGCTCTTGGATTACGTCCCCAACCTCCCGATCGGCAAGGCGTTCTCGGTGATGGACCAGATCATCGCCGAGACCGTGAAAGGAATCTCAGAGACCATCACGCAACCGTCGCTGATCAACCTGGACTACGCGGACATGTCCACGATCATGGATCAGGGCGGCGTCGCGGTGATGCTCGTCGGTCAGACCCAGGATAAGAACAAGACCCAGGAGGTCGTCAACGACGCGATGAACCACCCGCTCTTGGACGTGGACTACCGCGGGGCGTCCGGCGGGTTAGTCCACATCACGGGCGGTCCCGACCTCACCCTGAAGGAGGCCGAGGGCATCGCGAACAACATCACCGAACGGCTGGAGGCGCGCGCGAACGTCATCTGGGGCGCGCGCATCCGCGACGAGTACAAGGGGAAAGTCCGCGTGATGGCGATTATGACCGGCGTCCAGTCCGCGCAGGTGCTCGGCCCGTCGACGCAGAAACAGGCCGACCGATCCAGAGAGAGCATCGAGACGACGGAGTTCGATGCCAGCGAGAACGCCGAGTTCGCCCAGGAGTCCACCGGATCGACCGCGACCGGCGGGTCCTGGCAGTCCGACGGCGGCCGCGAGCAGCGCGAGAAGCAGAACGGCCTCGACGTCATCCGATAG
- a CDS encoding HAD family hydrolase has translation MAVTFDLFGTLVAVDRPADPASAVGAELRERDIAVPDDWASAYAERHVDAPAGAEVPLPAHVAAALRSRGVDVPNNAARRAVVAAFDPAVRTRRGAVDAVAAAAERGPVGLLSNCSVPELVSRTLIRSTLDRAAFDAVVTSVGCGWRKPHPQSFETAAEELGVDPASLVHVGDDEGTDGGIASLGGTFVDVAACGLDDVALRLRRGEPLGGAESCR, from the coding sequence GTGGCAGTAACGTTCGATCTCTTCGGGACGCTGGTCGCGGTCGACCGCCCTGCGGACCCCGCTTCCGCCGTCGGAGCGGAACTCCGAGAACGCGACATAGCGGTCCCGGACGACTGGGCGTCCGCCTACGCCGAGCGGCACGTCGACGCGCCGGCGGGCGCAGAGGTCCCCCTTCCCGCGCACGTCGCCGCGGCGCTCCGCTCCCGCGGCGTCGACGTCCCGAACAACGCGGCCCGGCGCGCCGTCGTCGCCGCCTTCGATCCCGCGGTTCGAACCCGTCGGGGCGCCGTCGACGCCGTCGCGGCCGCCGCGGAACGCGGACCCGTCGGGCTCCTCTCGAACTGCTCGGTCCCCGAACTCGTCTCGCGGACGCTGATCCGCTCGACGCTGGACCGGGCGGCGTTCGACGCCGTCGTGACGAGCGTCGGCTGCGGGTGGCGCAAGCCGCATCCGCAGTCGTTCGAGACGGCCGCGGAAGAACTCGGCGTCGACCCCGCCTCGCTCGTTCACGTCGGCGACGACGAGGGGACCGACGGGGGAATCGCGTCGCTCGGCGGGACGTTCGTCGACGTCGCCGCCTGCGGCCTCGACGACGTCGCGCTGCGGCTCCGGCGGGGCGAACCGCTCGGAGGTGCCGAATCGTGCCGGTGA
- a CDS encoding ribbon-helix-helix domain-containing protein — protein MERVTLRIPKQQIEEVEQMVETGEFPNRSEAIRSAVREMLNEQQAEGRDSPTKHWAKV, from the coding sequence ATGGAGCGTGTGACACTACGAATTCCGAAGCAGCAGATCGAGGAGGTCGAACAGATGGTCGAGACCGGGGAGTTCCCGAACCGGTCGGAGGCGATCCGCTCGGCTGTTCGAGAGATGCTCAACGAACAGCAGGCCGAGGGACGCGACTCGCCGACCAAACACTGGGCTAAGGTGTAA
- a CDS encoding DUF7095 family protein yields MERSSALDRVESVLDAVDDGLLPVPVREVWVYGDVALGLDPVDRLDVYVTKDLLLGSDADTDTDFESTHGVKGVGQSVSAEWAEANPHLLRTNGSGYAAPEKCLAAHLLPEDEPVHLEVCNASFEDNVRQRLKGALAREAYEEILDPRGVCLYAEGRRSDSALEKLRAGELAFPTLPESLSMLGVDDDTAAEAAEAVTAYRASQSGRTVRGDVV; encoded by the coding sequence ATGGAACGTTCGAGTGCGCTCGACCGCGTCGAATCCGTCCTCGACGCCGTCGACGACGGTCTCCTTCCGGTCCCGGTCCGGGAGGTCTGGGTGTACGGCGACGTCGCCCTCGGCCTCGATCCGGTCGACCGTCTCGACGTCTACGTGACGAAGGACCTGCTGCTCGGGAGCGACGCCGACACGGACACCGACTTCGAGTCGACTCACGGCGTGAAGGGCGTCGGGCAGAGCGTCTCCGCGGAGTGGGCCGAGGCGAACCCCCACTTGCTCCGGACGAACGGGAGCGGGTACGCGGCCCCCGAGAAGTGCCTCGCGGCGCACCTCTTACCCGAGGACGAACCGGTCCACCTGGAGGTGTGCAACGCCTCCTTCGAGGACAACGTCCGACAGCGGCTGAAGGGCGCGCTCGCCCGCGAGGCCTACGAGGAGATCCTCGACCCGCGGGGGGTCTGTCTGTACGCCGAGGGCCGGCGCTCGGACTCGGCGCTGGAGAAACTCCGCGCCGGCGAACTCGCCTTCCCGACGCTCCCGGAGTCGCTGTCGATGCTCGGCGTCGACGACGACACCGCCGCCGAGGCCGCCGAGGCGGTCACAGCGTACCGTGCGTCCCAGTCGGGCCGCACCGTCCGCGGCGACGTCGTCTGA